CACAAGCTCTGGCCGCCTATCGAAGGTCGCTTCAAAGACTATATCGCCATGCCCAAGGCGAATAACTATCAGAGCCTTCATACCACGGTAATGGGATTCGATGGTCAGTTGATCGAGATTCAAATTCGCACACGCGAAATGCACAACCTGGCGGAGTACGGAATAGCGGCCCACTGGGTTTATAAGCAGGATGGCTCGCGTTCTGATGCAAAAAGCATGCAGGAATTGCCTCTGATCAATAAGCTCAAGCGTTGGGACAGCAGTAAGACAAGTAGTGATTCCTTTCTCGAAGAGATCAAGGCCGACCTCCTTAAGGATTCGATCTATGTCTTCACCCCAAGAGGACATATCGTCGAGCTGCCAAAAAATGCCACTGCCATCGACTTTGCATATCATATCCATACCGAAGTGGGCAATAAAACCGTAGGGGCAAAAGCAGACGGTCAGATCATTCCTCTCAACCAGCCCCTAAAGAACACCCAGGTCATCGAAATACTTACCAGCAATAATGCCCATCCCCATGTGAACTGGTTAAGATCGGTGAGGACCAGCAGAGCAAGGCTGAAGATACGCCATTGGCTCAACCAGCATGAAGAGAATCTCTTCATCGATAAAAGTATCATTGCAAAGAAGGGACCGACGAAGGGAGAGGAGACGGTCCTCAAGGTTCCATCCTCGTCGTCTGAGAAGGGAACCACCATCATCAAACAGGTTATGGACCGTGCCCGTCTCGCCTTCAAGATTGGCGATGAAAAAAACATGATGATCAGTATAGCCCACTGTTGCAGTCCCTCTCCCGGCGACGATATTGTCGGCTATGTATCACGGGGACGAGGGATCATCGTTCATAAACGGAGCTGTCCGAACCTTCGCCACATCGGGGATATCGAAGAGAGGACCATCGAAGTCGAATGGGAAGCCGCGAGTCCCAAAACCACTAGGCAATTTAAGGTTACAAGCCGCATGACCAGTGATCTCTTTTCGGAAATCGAGGGTGCCGTCAAGAAATACCAGGGCCACCTGATTGAAGGAAAACTGGAAGAGGATATGAAGGGAACCCTGTCGGGAAGATTTACCATGGAGCTGGAGGGCCGGGACGATTATAAAAAGGTGCTCAAGAGCCTTAGAACCATTCCCTCGATTATTAATATCTATCCTCTCGATTGAGGTAGTGCCGCAAATAGTGGCGGTACCTCCCGTCACCCGCCGAGATATTCCGCAAGGGAACGTTCGAACTCTTCCTGATCGATCGCCCCCTTTATAAAAAGCGCAATCAATTCCTGTATATCGGAAGGGAAATGCTCCCAGTAGCGCTTTTGCCACTGTCCCATCTCTTTCTCAAGGGAACGAACCTGCCGGGAATCCATCAAACCAAGAGAATAATCGACGAACTGACGCACCATGGTTTCGAGCATCTGGGAGGGAATACTGTTTCCTTTGTCTGCAGACTTGCGGGGGGAGGCTTTTTCTCTTTGCGACGAAGAAGAACTGTGGGGCATCCAGGCGGCCATCAATTCCTCGATCTGGCGCTCGGTCAATTCAGGTGCTTCAGAACGGATCATTTTTTCGACAAATTCCACTACCGTTTTTCGAATCATCTCACGGCTGCCGGCAAGCTGCTCATTCATTCCCGTAGCCATTTCTTCGGCAAGCCGCCCCGGCGCAAAACCGAAAAGTCCACCGTCATCGGCTCCGCGGCGCCGCTCGATAGCCTTTTCGATGACTTCAAGTTCGGCAAGAGATGCGTGATTGAGTATCGCATCAATAACCTGGTACAGCTCCTCTCTTTGCATAGTCCTATTTTCGCACGCGTCGTTCGATTTCCGCAAGGAGCAGGAACAGCAGAGATATAAAAAGAGCAAAGCCACCAGCCAAAGGCCAAATCGCAGAGATCCCATGCTTTTCGATGAGAGGCCCCGCGAACAAAGGACCGAAGGCGTTTCCGGCTCCCAGAAGAATCGGAAAGAAGGCGTTGAAGCGACCACGATGGGTAATGGGGGTATGGTTTGCCACATAGACGCTTGAATGGGTAAAGGAAAGAATTTCACCAAGGGTCCAGATCACCGCACAGACCAGGATGAGAGAAAAGCTCCGGGTAATATAGAGCCCGCCGAACCCCAAACCGTATAAAAGGGCCGCAAGGGCAACGGCAATGATCGGACGCAGATCCCGGGTAAGGGCGACCACCCCGGTCGTCAGAAGGGTAACGGTAAGGGCATTCACCGTCATAAGCGTACCGAAGTAGACCGTACCGTTATCGGGAAAAAGTTTCAGAAGATAAAGCGGAAGGGAAAAATTCATCTGACTATAGACCATATTGAGAAAGGGCATGAGAAAAAGAAAGGCGAAAAGGAAGGGGCGTCTGAGAAGAACCACAAGGGTCGAGCCGACTTCCGAACGTTCATCACTCTCATCCCGATATCCGGCGCTGATTTGCTCTTCGGTGGGGCGGGATTCTGTTACCAGGAGAATGATGAAGATAACGGAGAGAAAGGTGGTTCCGGCATCACCAAAGAAAAGCCAGGGGGCATGGTTACGATAGAGAAATCCGGCAATAAGCGGACCAACGGCAAAGCCTATGTTTGTCCCCAAATAGATAAGGCCGAAGGCAGCCTGTCGATTTTTCGGCGTAGTCAGATCCGTGGTGATGGCCTGACTAACGGGATACACACCGCCGGAGAAAAACTGGCTAAGAATGAGGAACCAGGGAAGCATGGGAGAATGATCTAAGAAACCGCAGGGAATAAAGCAGGCAGCGGCAGCGATCT
This genomic interval from Sediminispirochaeta bajacaliforniensis DSM 16054 contains the following:
- a CDS encoding MFS transporter, which produces MALSGKPGQLPPVSLFRTYRGLPKSVYALFFARIINSIGSFVHPFMTLFLTDRLGLGEAAAGRYLLLAALAFVPGSLIAGKLTDSIGRKRVLVFSQIAAAACFIPCGFLDHSPMLPWFLILSQFFSGGVYPVSQAITTDLTTPKNRQAAFGLIYLGTNIGFAVGPLIAGFLYRNHAPWLFFGDAGTTFLSVIFIILLVTESRPTEEQISAGYRDESDERSEVGSTLVVLLRRPFLFAFLFLMPFLNMVYSQMNFSLPLYLLKLFPDNGTVYFGTLMTVNALTVTLLTTGVVALTRDLRPIIAVALAALLYGLGFGGLYITRSFSLILVCAVIWTLGEILSFTHSSVYVANHTPITHRGRFNAFFPILLGAGNAFGPLFAGPLIEKHGISAIWPLAGGFALFISLLFLLLAEIERRVRK
- a CDS encoding RelA/SpoT family protein; the encoded protein is MLSRIEKFNTKLSRFPEKERQRILEAAAWAKELHKNQKRASGEPYFIHPLQVAEFLIDLGLDQEAIIAALLHDVLEDTDIELPELRKRFGKQIGALVDGVTKISIVKAKSKSVQEAETIRKMLFAMTRDIRVIIIKLADKYHNMSTLEYLTPEKRKAIATECLDIYAPLADRLGISWLKAELEDLALKHLNPSAWEYINQFVASKKTERANYLKKIERTLLKAAAAEKIDIEVMARAKHLYSIYLKMKRRKKDISEIYDLLGIRIICSTTGECYTLLGVVHKLWPPIEGRFKDYIAMPKANNYQSLHTTVMGFDGQLIEIQIRTREMHNLAEYGIAAHWVYKQDGSRSDAKSMQELPLINKLKRWDSSKTSSDSFLEEIKADLLKDSIYVFTPRGHIVELPKNATAIDFAYHIHTEVGNKTVGAKADGQIIPLNQPLKNTQVIEILTSNNAHPHVNWLRSVRTSRARLKIRHWLNQHEENLFIDKSIIAKKGPTKGEETVLKVPSSSSEKGTTIIKQVMDRARLAFKIGDEKNMMISIAHCCSPSPGDDIVGYVSRGRGIIVHKRSCPNLRHIGDIEERTIEVEWEAASPKTTRQFKVTSRMTSDLFSEIEGAVKKYQGHLIEGKLEEDMKGTLSGRFTMELEGRDDYKKVLKSLRTIPSIINIYPLD